One Epinephelus moara isolate mb chromosome 20, YSFRI_EMoa_1.0, whole genome shotgun sequence genomic window carries:
- the itga11b gene encoding integrin alpha-11, with the protein MRLGMTLTSNPKDNSFVTCGPLWSHECGSSLYSTGICSKVSRNFKLSHTIAPALQRCETLMDIVIVLDGSNSIYPWYEVQDFLITILQKFYIGPGQTQVGVVQYGSTVVHEFGLGEYQTVDEVVEAARGIDQRGGEETRTALGINVARSEAFNRGGRPGAKKVMIVITDGESHDSPQLVQAVADSEKDNITMYAIAVLGYYNRRGINPEAFLKEIKFIASDPDEKHFFNVSDESALKDIVDALGERIFSLEGQLSLSLLRFGLQMAQAGFSSHLVKDGILLGAVGAYDWNGAVLKETKHGKVVPPKFSYKDEFPDELKNHGAYLGYSVGSLISSRGSQLYVSGAPRFNHTGKVIVFTLKNTGNLTILQALLGEQIGSYFGSELLSMDVDNDGHTDILLVAAPMFCSQGWERGKVYIYTVTPQGALEVSDRSQNSRLGSAMAQIPDMNGDGFKELVVGAPLEDDHQGAVYVYYGQDKTIQRQYRQRLSAAGFSAGLKYFGQSLHGVLDVNADGLVDLAVGALGAAVIVWSRGVVRIQAKLTFEPEKVNIFNKDCLRGGKEVTCMSVIVCLSLESRTKSKTKSRTDVAVWYSLVLDERRFPPRAVLDESGRQQPRSLSLQVGGQSCQRLGFSIQETTDYGRPIAVVLETGLKSLDEGPVLDPDWPSVLRAELPFWNGCEQEDTCVPDLILYSHTDLLDVQQFCSLREWAVWSICSHQAASEGSVYVMEAGRRRMVVFARLENQGENAYGAAIHISTSSNLLFSSLIVKDQSDIQIECYAEDRLASQRNCSISAPFMKSLAQVSFRLEFEFSRTVFLDHVRVVMTTSSEGEEGYPDDNINDIFLPLKYQTDLLFTRDPNPPRFEIRADSSSSSSSSSSWDHTDSSSPNFNLTYHIQNLGMFSVQDVLFRADVWAVTRQGNQLVNITEYSIEQVAGSDCVLPQPRSTNQVTAEDLSHLSQLNHSNSVSVTVQCRLNLPASRELKVTLSGQLQIPALLTVNFRSLELLTEASIQLEASSHMFLQEERPVREIILELRKDEDYTVPVWIILGSSLGGLLLLALLVLALWKLGFFNRRRRQEEEEQPVANGKAAEEL; encoded by the exons GTGGGTGTGGTTCAGTACGGCTCAACGGTGGTCCACGAGTTCGGTTTGGGTGAGTACCAGACGGTAGACGAGGTGGTGGAGGCCGCCAGAGGCATCGACCAGCGGGGTGGCGAGGAGACGAGGACGGCACTGGGCATCAACGTGGCGCG GTCAGAGGCGTTCAATCGCGGCGGTCGTCCTGGTGCTAAGAAGGTGATGATTGTGATCACAGATGGAGAATCTCATGACAGTCCACAGCTAGTGCAGGCCGTCGCAGACAGCGAGAAAGACAACATCACCATGTACGCCATCGCT GTTCTGGGTTATTACAACCGTCGGGGAATCAACCCTGAAGCCTTTCTGAAGGAAATCAAGTTCATAGCGAGTGACCCAGATGAGAAGCACTTCTTCAACGTGTCAGATGAGTCAGCACTGAAGGACATCGTGGACGCGCTGGGAGAGAGGATTTTCTCTCTGGAAGGTCAGCTGAGCCTCAGCCTGTTAA GGTTTGGTCTGCAGATGGCTCAGGCTGGTTTCTCCTCACATTTAGTCAAA GATGGTATTCTGCTCGGGGCGGTGGGAGCCTACGACTGGAACGGTGCTGTGCTGAAAGAGACTAAACATGGGAAAGTTGTTCCACCAAAGTTCTCCTATAAGGACGAGTTTCCAGACGAGCTGAAGAACCATGGAGCCTATCTGG GTTACTCGGTGGGTTCGCTCATTTCATCTCGCGGCTCTCAGCTCTACGTGTCCGGAGCTCCGAGGTTTAACCACACCGGGAAGGTCATCGTGTTCACCCTGAAGAACACTGGAAACCTGACCATCCTGCAGGCCCTGCTGGGAgaacag ATTGGCTCATATTTTGGCAGCGAGTTGTTATCAATGGACGTAGACAATGACGGACATACGGACATACTGCTAGTGGCAGCGCCCATGTTCTGCAGTCAAGgctgggagagagggaaggtCTACATCTACACTGTCACGCCACAG GGGGCGCTGGAGGTCTCTGACCGCTCTCAGAACTCCCGGTTGGGATCAGCGATGGCCCAGATACCCGACATGAACGGGGACGGGTTCAAGGAGCTGGTGGTGGGAGCACCACTGGAGGACGACCACCAGGGGGCGGTGTACGTATATTATGGCCAGGACAAAACCATCCAACGCCAGTACAGACAG CGTCTGTCTGCAGCCGGTTTCTCTGCTGGTCTTAAGTATTTCGGTCAAAGTCTTCATGGTGTTCTGGATGTCAATGCAGACGGGCTTGTCGACCTCGCAGTGGGAGCACTGGGAGCTGCAGTCATTGTCTG GTCTCGTGGTGTGGTGCGGATTCAGGCcaagctgacctttgaaccAGAGAAGGTCAACATCTTTAACAAAGACTGTCTGCGAGGAGGGAAGGAGGTCACCTGCATGTCCGTTATCGTCTGTCTGAGTCTGGAGTCCAGGACGAAGAGCAAGACAAAGTCCAGGACGGATGTCG CTGTGTGGTACAGCCTGGTGCTGGATGAGAGGCGGTTTCCTCCCCGAGCTGTTCTGGACGAATCAGGTCGACAGCAGCCCAGGAGTCTGTCTCTACAGGTTGGAGGTCAGAGCTGCCAGCGCCTCGGCTTCTCCATTCAG GAGACGACTGATTATGGACGTCCCATCGCGGTTGTCCTGGAGACGGGGTTGAAGAGTCTAGATGAGGGGCCGGTGTTGGACCCTGACTGGCCGAGTGTCCTGAGGGCCGAG CTTCCTTTCTGGAACGGCTGCGAGCAGGAAGATACCTGTGTTCCCGACCTCATCCTCTACAGTCACACTGACCTCCTGGATGTTCA GCAGTTCTGCAGCTTGCGGGAGTGGGCGGTTTGGTCGATCTGCAGCCACCAGGCAGCGTCAGAGGGCTCTGTGTACGTGATGGAGGCTGGGCGGAGGAGGATGGTGGTGTTTGCTCGACTGGAGAATCAGGGAGAGAACGCGTATGGCGCCGCCATCCacatctccacctcctccaacCTCCTTTTTTCCAGTCTCATTGTCAAG GACCAATCAGATATTCAGATTGAGTGTTACGCTGAGGACAGACTGGCCAGTCAGAGGAACTGTAGCATCAGCGCTCCATTCATGAAGTCTTTGGCTCAG GTATCTTTCCGTCTGGAGTTTGAATTCAGCCGCACTGTCTTCCTGGATCACGTACGGGTTGTCATGACGACCAGCAG tgagggggaggagggatACCCAGACGACAACATCAATGACATCTTCCTCCCTCTGAAGTACCAAACTGACCTCCTCTTCACCAG AGACCCAAACCCTCCTCGCTTTGAAATCAGAGCCGACAGCTCCtcttcgtcctcctcctcttcctcctgggaccacacagacagcagctccCCCAACTTCAACCTCACTTATCAT ATCCAGAACCTGGGCATGTTCTCTGTGCAGGACGTCCTGTTCAGGGCTGATGTCTGGGCTGTGACCAGGCAGGGGAACCAGCTGGTTAACATCACGGAGTACAGCATCGAGCAG gtAGCTGGGTCTGACTGTGTGCTGCCTCAACCCAGATCAACCAATCAGGTTACAGCTGAGGACCTGTCGCACCTGTCACAGCTG aACCACAGTAACAGTGTGAGTGTGACGGTCCAGTGCAGACTGAACCTTCCGGCCTCCAGAGAGCTGAAAGTGACGCTCAGCGGACAACTTCAAATCCCTGCTCTGCTCACT GTGAACTTCAGGTCGTTGGAGTTACTGACTGAGGCCTCCATCCAGCTGGAAGCATCCAGCCACATGTTCCTGCAGGAGGAAAGACCTGTCAGAGAG ATAATCCTGGAGTTGAGGAAGGACGAGGATTACACCGTCCCCGTCTGGATTATACTGGGGAGCTCACTGGGAGGCCTGCTGCTACTGGCCCTACTGGTCCTGGCCCTGTggaag CTCGGCTTCTTCAACAGAcggaggagacaggaagaggaggagcagccTGTAGCCAATGGGAAGGCAGCAGAGGAGCTATAA